One window from the genome of Cryobacterium sp. GrIS_2_6 encodes:
- the glgP gene encoding alpha-glucan family phosphorylase, with product MKAIRKFTVRTVVPEALAALDELAGNLRWSWHEPTRQLFEHISPELWREIGTDPVALLGAVDPARLVALAADHEYVSWVNSIRDGLRSYLQEPRWYQGLEGDKPASIAYFSPEFGIAAALPQYSGGLGILAGDHLKSASDLGVPLIGVGLFYRAGYFSQAISPDGWQIESYPLLDPDGLPLSVLRRADGSAVQVSLALPDNRTLHARVWQANVGRIRLLMLDTDIPENADDLRLVTDRLYGGGGEHRLLQELLLGIGGARAVKVWSALNNRPEPEVFHTNEGHAGFLGLERISSLIGDGLSFAEALQVARAGTVFTTHTPVAAGIDRFERSLVQRYFETDLLPGVGVDELLALGAENYPGGSPDVFNMALMGLRLGQRANGVSKLHGEVSRRMFKGLWPGFDAEDVPIDSITNGVHAPTWTDPSLLHLAEDRLGTSDTSEADWASPAITDDDLWAVRGTMRLQFVEDARRRIAAAWLVQNPGGIVPGWIGQVFDPKVLTIGFARRVPTYKRLTLMLHDPERLRALLLHPEHPIQIVIAGKSHPADEEGKRLIQKVVQFAADPELRTRIAFLPDYNIGMAQLMYPGTDVWLNNPLRPLEACGTSGMKAALNGALNLSILDGWWPEYYDGKNGWAIPSADAAGDSAERDRIEADALYELIEHHVAPRFYDRNSDGVPERWVASIRHTLATLSPELNAGRMVRQYVQKLYRPAGAAEARLSANNYRAARELAVWKGRIVAKWPGVSVAHVESGGVAAVPKVGDELHLRAHVQLNGLDPADVTVEVVYGKSLANDELSGVHTLALEAVVDPDTADVSDTPEQGGATLFTGTVALDRGGAFGYTVRVVPKNDLLVSSAEMGLIAVAG from the coding sequence GTGAAGGCGATCCGTAAATTTACAGTCCGCACCGTCGTGCCCGAGGCTCTAGCAGCCCTCGATGAGCTTGCCGGTAACCTGCGCTGGTCCTGGCACGAGCCGACCCGCCAACTCTTCGAACACATCTCACCCGAGTTGTGGCGCGAGATCGGCACTGATCCCGTTGCCCTGCTCGGCGCCGTCGATCCGGCCCGGCTCGTGGCGCTCGCCGCGGACCACGAATACGTCTCCTGGGTCAACTCGATCAGGGACGGGCTGCGTTCCTATCTGCAGGAACCGCGCTGGTACCAGGGCCTCGAGGGCGACAAGCCGGCGTCGATCGCCTACTTCTCCCCGGAGTTCGGCATCGCCGCTGCGCTCCCGCAGTACTCCGGCGGCCTCGGGATCCTCGCGGGTGACCACCTGAAGAGCGCCTCAGACCTGGGCGTCCCTCTTATCGGCGTCGGCCTGTTCTACCGGGCAGGCTACTTCAGCCAGGCGATCTCTCCGGACGGCTGGCAGATCGAGAGCTACCCCCTGCTCGATCCCGACGGGCTGCCCCTGTCTGTGCTGCGCCGTGCCGACGGCTCCGCCGTGCAGGTCTCGCTCGCCCTCCCCGACAACCGTACCCTGCACGCCCGGGTCTGGCAGGCGAACGTCGGCCGCATCCGCCTGCTCATGCTCGATACGGACATCCCCGAGAACGCGGACGACCTGCGCCTTGTCACGGACCGACTTTACGGCGGCGGCGGCGAGCACCGGCTGCTGCAGGAACTGCTCCTCGGCATCGGCGGCGCCCGCGCCGTCAAGGTCTGGAGTGCCCTCAACAACCGGCCGGAACCCGAGGTATTCCACACCAACGAAGGCCATGCCGGCTTCCTCGGCCTCGAACGCATCTCGAGCCTGATCGGTGACGGACTGAGTTTCGCCGAGGCCCTTCAGGTCGCGCGGGCGGGAACGGTGTTCACTACCCACACACCCGTGGCCGCGGGAATCGACCGGTTCGAGCGCAGCCTCGTGCAGCGGTACTTCGAGACCGACCTCCTCCCCGGTGTCGGCGTCGACGAGCTCCTCGCTCTCGGCGCGGAGAACTATCCGGGCGGGTCTCCCGACGTCTTCAACATGGCGCTGATGGGCCTGCGGCTCGGCCAGCGCGCCAACGGCGTCTCCAAGCTGCACGGCGAGGTCAGCCGACGGATGTTCAAGGGACTCTGGCCGGGCTTCGACGCCGAGGACGTTCCGATCGATTCGATCACCAACGGTGTGCATGCCCCGACCTGGACGGACCCTTCGCTGCTTCACCTCGCCGAGGACCGCCTGGGTACGAGCGATACCTCTGAGGCCGACTGGGCGTCGCCCGCGATCACCGACGACGACCTCTGGGCCGTGCGTGGCACGATGCGCCTGCAGTTCGTAGAGGACGCCCGCCGGCGCATCGCCGCGGCCTGGCTCGTGCAGAACCCGGGCGGCATTGTGCCGGGCTGGATCGGCCAGGTCTTCGACCCGAAGGTGCTCACGATCGGGTTCGCCCGCCGGGTACCGACGTACAAGCGGCTGACCCTGATGCTGCACGACCCCGAGCGGCTCCGTGCCCTGTTGCTGCACCCGGAGCACCCGATCCAGATCGTGATCGCCGGCAAGTCGCACCCCGCCGACGAAGAGGGCAAGCGCCTCATCCAGAAGGTCGTGCAGTTCGCGGCCGACCCGGAGCTGCGCACCCGCATCGCGTTCCTGCCCGATTACAACATCGGCATGGCCCAGCTGATGTACCCCGGCACGGATGTCTGGCTGAACAATCCGCTGCGTCCCCTGGAGGCCTGTGGCACCTCGGGAATGAAGGCGGCACTCAACGGAGCGCTGAACCTCTCGATCCTCGACGGCTGGTGGCCTGAGTACTACGACGGCAAGAATGGCTGGGCTATCCCGTCGGCTGATGCCGCTGGCGACTCCGCCGAGAGGGACCGGATCGAAGCCGACGCGCTCTACGAGCTCATCGAACACCATGTCGCTCCCCGCTTCTACGACCGCAACAGCGACGGTGTTCCCGAACGCTGGGTCGCCTCCATCCGGCACACCCTCGCCACCCTTTCCCCGGAACTCAACGCCGGCCGGATGGTGCGCCAGTACGTGCAGAAGCTCTACCGTCCTGCCGGGGCCGCCGAGGCGCGCCTGTCCGCGAACAACTACCGCGCTGCGCGCGAACTCGCCGTGTGGAAGGGGCGCATCGTCGCCAAGTGGCCGGGCGTCTCCGTCGCCCACGTCGAATCCGGCGGGGTCGCCGCCGTTCCCAAGGTCGGCGACGAACTGCACCTGCGTGCCCATGTGCAGCTCAACGGACTCGACCCCGCAGATGTGACCGTCGAGGTCGTCTACGGGAAGAGCCTGGCCAACGATGAGCTGAGCGGCGTGCACACCCTTGCGCTCGAGGCGGTCGTCGACCCGGATACCGCGGACGTCTCCGACACGCCCGAGCAGGGCGGTGCGACCCTCTTCACGGGGACGGTCGCGCTCGACCGAGGCGGCGCGTTCGGGTACACGGTGCGCGTCGTCCCGAAGAACGACCTGCTGGTGAGCTCGGCCGAGATGGGCCTGATCGCCGTAGCCGGCTAG
- the ybaK gene encoding Cys-tRNA(Pro) deacylase, whose product MVKKHDGAGGTPATVALTHAGIRFTPHAYDHDPSATGYGLEAAAKLGLDPARVFKTLLADADGTLVVAVVPVAGQLDLKALAHAAGAKKAVMADPKLAERKTGYVLGGISPVGQKTRLATVVDETALLYDTVFVSGGRRGFDIELAPADLLAATDALTAPIAR is encoded by the coding sequence GTGGTGAAGAAGCACGACGGCGCCGGTGGGACTCCCGCGACGGTCGCGCTCACACACGCGGGCATCCGTTTCACGCCGCACGCCTATGACCACGACCCGTCGGCGACGGGGTACGGCCTCGAGGCCGCTGCCAAACTCGGGCTTGACCCGGCCAGGGTGTTCAAGACCCTGCTGGCGGATGCCGATGGCACGCTCGTCGTCGCCGTCGTGCCGGTCGCCGGCCAGCTCGACCTCAAGGCCCTGGCACACGCGGCCGGCGCCAAGAAGGCCGTGATGGCCGACCCGAAACTCGCCGAGCGGAAGACCGGCTACGTGCTCGGCGGCATCAGCCCGGTCGGGCAGAAGACCCGGCTCGCGACCGTAGTCGACGAGACCGCCCTGCTGTACGACACCGTGTTCGTGTCCGGCGGGCGTCGCGGGTTCGACATCGAGCTGGCGCCGGCGGACCTCCTCGCCGCCACCGACGCCCTCACCGCCCCCATCGCGCGCTAG
- the glgX gene encoding glycogen debranching protein GlgX has protein sequence MTHADPLHNLGVRLSAGVGELRVYSRNAEAMDLCIFDATDPNWIVKTVPMTRDADNVWSGRSRTLSAGRHYGIRVSGPAAPTNSFHPEKTMVEPYSRGLVRVGPEQWQSSVVDDAFDWAGSVKPKIALDHTVVYEAHVRGISKLNPAIPADLRGTYAGLAHESTIAYLKELGVTSVELLPVQAFVSEQRLLKQGLTNYWGYNTFNFFTPHADYATMASQSAGPEAVLREFKGMVKLLHEAGLEVILDVVYNHTAEEGPGGPASSLRGIDNATYYRQNDAGGYIDVTGCGNTLNVSNEVPRRMVLDSLKYWANDVQIDGFRFDLAATLSRGDNVEFQRDHPLIKSIQSDPELAGVKLVAEPWDVGMGGWQTGNFPDGWTEWNDRYRDRMRSFWLTDIAAARDGHSGSGIGRFATRLAGSANTFSLERGPLASLNFITAHDGFTMADLTAYNVKHNVGNGESNRDGTDSNNSFNHGAEGPTRDRAILATRRKAMRNLLGTLLLSAGIPMLTAGDEFGRSQRGNNNAYCHDSELTWLNWDLDDWQIDLHRVTKKLLQLRRENPALRPVWFGRSGETTLSASEMNWYNIEGKSMSEDNWHSPKERTLQYLAASTPEFEEFNRILLIVQGRERDVTVTLPEHAGVSSYSMLWDSSHDDLSDAVIEHIPGTRLLVPGASMQLFRAS, from the coding sequence ATGACTCACGCCGATCCCCTGCACAACCTCGGCGTGCGGCTTTCAGCCGGGGTCGGCGAACTCCGTGTCTATTCGCGGAACGCCGAGGCCATGGACCTCTGCATCTTCGACGCCACGGACCCGAACTGGATCGTCAAGACCGTGCCGATGACCCGCGACGCGGACAATGTCTGGTCCGGTCGCAGTCGCACCCTGTCCGCTGGCCGACACTACGGCATCCGTGTCTCGGGGCCTGCCGCGCCCACGAATTCGTTCCACCCCGAGAAGACCATGGTCGAGCCCTATTCGCGAGGCCTCGTCAGGGTCGGCCCTGAGCAGTGGCAGTCCTCCGTCGTCGACGACGCCTTCGATTGGGCCGGTTCGGTGAAGCCGAAGATCGCGCTCGACCACACCGTCGTCTATGAGGCGCACGTGCGGGGCATCAGCAAGCTCAACCCGGCCATTCCCGCCGACCTTCGCGGCACCTACGCAGGCCTGGCGCACGAGTCGACGATCGCCTATCTCAAGGAACTCGGCGTCACCTCGGTCGAGCTCCTCCCCGTGCAGGCGTTCGTTTCCGAACAGCGTCTGCTCAAGCAGGGTCTCACCAACTACTGGGGTTACAACACCTTCAACTTCTTCACCCCGCACGCCGACTATGCGACCATGGCGTCCCAGTCGGCAGGTCCGGAAGCCGTGCTGCGCGAGTTCAAGGGCATGGTCAAGCTCCTGCACGAAGCCGGCCTCGAGGTGATCCTCGACGTCGTCTACAACCACACCGCCGAGGAGGGTCCCGGCGGCCCCGCGAGCAGCCTCCGCGGCATCGACAACGCGACCTACTACCGCCAGAACGATGCGGGCGGCTACATCGACGTGACCGGCTGCGGCAACACCCTCAACGTCTCCAACGAGGTGCCGAGACGGATGGTGCTCGACTCACTCAAGTACTGGGCGAACGACGTGCAGATCGACGGCTTCCGTTTCGACCTCGCCGCGACGCTGAGCCGCGGAGACAACGTGGAGTTCCAGCGCGACCATCCCCTGATCAAGTCCATCCAGTCCGATCCGGAACTCGCCGGCGTCAAGCTCGTCGCCGAACCGTGGGACGTGGGCATGGGCGGCTGGCAGACCGGCAATTTCCCGGACGGCTGGACGGAGTGGAACGACCGTTACCGCGACCGGATGCGCTCCTTCTGGCTCACCGACATCGCGGCGGCCAGGGACGGCCACTCCGGGAGCGGCATCGGCCGCTTCGCGACCCGACTGGCCGGCTCCGCGAACACTTTCTCCCTCGAACGCGGCCCGCTCGCGTCGCTCAACTTCATCACGGCGCACGACGGTTTCACGATGGCCGACCTGACCGCGTACAACGTCAAGCACAACGTCGGAAACGGCGAATCCAATCGCGACGGCACCGACAGCAACAACTCGTTCAACCACGGGGCCGAGGGACCGACGCGCGACCGCGCCATCCTCGCGACCCGGCGCAAGGCGATGCGCAACCTCCTCGGCACGCTGCTGCTCTCCGCGGGCATCCCGATGCTGACGGCCGGCGACGAATTCGGTCGCAGCCAGCGCGGCAACAACAACGCGTACTGCCACGACAGCGAGCTGACCTGGCTGAACTGGGACCTCGACGACTGGCAGATCGACCTGCACCGTGTCACGAAGAAGCTGCTCCAGCTGCGTCGTGAGAACCCGGCCCTCCGCCCGGTGTGGTTCGGCCGCTCCGGCGAAACCACCCTGAGCGCGAGCGAGATGAACTGGTACAACATCGAGGGCAAGTCGATGTCTGAGGACAACTGGCACTCCCCGAAGGAGCGCACCCTGCAGTACCTCGCGGCGTCGACGCCCGAGTTCGAGGAGTTCAACCGTATCCTCCTCATCGTGCAGGGCCGCGAGCGCGACGTGACGGTGACGCTGCCAGAGCACGCCGGCGTCTCCTCGTATTCGATGCTCTGGGATTCGAGTCACGACGACCTGAGCGACGCCGTCATCGAGCACATCCCAGGCACCCGCCTGCTCGTGCCGGGTGCGTCGATGCAGTTGTTCCGGGCGAGCTAG
- a CDS encoding cysteine desulfurase family protein, producing the protein MSIYLDHAATTPMLPTAIEAYVDAMSVVGNPASIHSQGQNAKRMLEEARETVARSVGCDPIEVVFTGGGTEAINLALKGLFWARAPRRRIVVPGGEHHATMDTVEWLENHDGAEPGWLPLDRAGRVDPARVADALATGAEEVALLSLLAANNEVGTLQPVAEIGELAAIQGIPVHIDAVSAYGQVPIDFRALSGAGRTGRSGGAGGSAGGIVALSLSAHKIGGPVGIGALVLSRRASIVPLIHGGGQQRQVRSGTQDVAAAIAFAAAASALGDLPARNVRLRALRDRLIAGVLAVVPTAVLNGAAPDGPDEQRLPGNAHFTFPGCEGESLLFLLDAAGISVSTGSACQAGIPEPSHVLRAMGRSEAEARSALRITLGRDSTDADVDAFLAALPAAHAQASRAGMNDRVPTR; encoded by the coding sequence TTGTCGATTTATCTCGACCACGCCGCGACGACGCCGATGCTGCCAACGGCCATCGAGGCCTACGTCGACGCTATGAGCGTCGTCGGAAACCCCGCCTCCATCCACAGCCAGGGCCAGAATGCCAAGCGGATGCTCGAGGAAGCCCGCGAGACCGTCGCACGGAGTGTGGGCTGCGACCCGATCGAGGTCGTATTCACCGGGGGAGGCACCGAGGCGATCAACCTCGCCCTCAAGGGCCTGTTCTGGGCGCGTGCGCCGCGCAGGCGCATCGTCGTCCCCGGAGGCGAGCACCACGCGACCATGGACACCGTCGAGTGGCTCGAAAACCACGACGGCGCAGAACCCGGGTGGCTTCCGCTCGACCGGGCAGGCCGGGTTGACCCGGCCCGGGTGGCGGATGCCCTTGCGACAGGCGCAGAGGAGGTCGCACTGCTCAGCCTGCTTGCCGCGAACAACGAAGTCGGTACCCTGCAGCCCGTCGCCGAGATCGGCGAGCTGGCCGCCATCCAGGGGATCCCGGTGCATATCGACGCCGTGTCCGCGTACGGCCAGGTGCCGATCGACTTCCGCGCGCTCAGCGGCGCGGGCCGCACCGGCAGGTCTGGCGGCGCCGGAGGCTCTGCGGGCGGCATCGTCGCCCTCAGCCTCTCCGCCCACAAGATCGGCGGGCCGGTCGGCATCGGAGCACTCGTGCTGTCGCGCCGGGCCAGTATCGTCCCGCTGATCCACGGCGGCGGCCAGCAACGCCAGGTTCGGAGCGGTACCCAGGACGTCGCAGCGGCGATCGCGTTCGCGGCCGCGGCATCCGCCCTCGGCGACCTGCCCGCCCGCAACGTGCGCCTGAGGGCGCTCCGCGACCGGCTGATCGCGGGGGTGCTCGCCGTCGTGCCCACCGCGGTGCTCAATGGTGCGGCACCCGACGGGCCGGATGAACAGCGCTTGCCCGGCAACGCCCACTTCACCTTCCCCGGCTGCGAGGGGGAGTCGCTCCTCTTCCTGCTCGACGCCGCCGGAATCTCCGTATCGACCGGATCGGCGTGCCAGGCCGGCATCCCGGAGCCCTCCCACGTGCTGCGCGCCATGGGCCGCAGCGAGGCGGAGGCCCGCAGCGCCCTGCGGATCACCCTCGGCCGCGATTCGACGGACGCGGACGTCGATGCCTTCCTCGCCGCGCTGCCTGCAGCGCACGCCCAGGCCAGCCGCGCCGGCATGAACGACCGCGTGCCCACCCGCTGA
- the mnmA gene encoding tRNA 2-thiouridine(34) synthase MnmA, with protein MKVLAAMSGGVDSAVAAARAVEAGHEVVGVHLALSRMPGTLRTGSRGCCTIEDSMDAQRAANIIGIPYYVWDFSERFKLDVVDDFIAEYAAGRTPNPCMRCNERIKFAALLDKAIDLGFDAVCTGHYASIQTDAAGNRELHRASAWAKDQSYVLGVLTAEQLAHSMFPLGETPSKAEVRAEAAERGFSVATKPDSYDICFIPDGDTRGWLAERVPASAGDILDREGNTLGRHEGAAAFTVGQRKGLQIGTPAADGKPRFVLEVRPITNTVVVGPKEALAIGLIAGSKFTWTGLAPEHPGNAFDCDVQIRAHADPVPAVAQVVSVPVPSGAEPAGAGATDADSAGAVATELVITPREPLTGVAPGQTAVLYVGTRVLGQCTIDRTVSAVPVPSAAVEPAPVAVPAARA; from the coding sequence GTGAAGGTTTTGGCAGCAATGAGTGGCGGAGTCGACTCCGCGGTGGCGGCGGCGCGCGCGGTTGAGGCGGGGCACGAGGTCGTCGGCGTGCACCTCGCCCTGAGCCGCATGCCCGGAACCCTGCGCACCGGCAGCCGCGGCTGCTGCACCATCGAGGACTCGATGGACGCCCAGCGGGCCGCGAACATCATCGGCATCCCCTATTACGTCTGGGACTTCTCCGAGCGGTTCAAGCTCGACGTCGTCGACGACTTCATCGCCGAATACGCGGCCGGCCGCACCCCGAACCCCTGCATGCGCTGCAACGAGCGCATCAAGTTCGCCGCCCTGCTCGACAAGGCGATCGACCTCGGCTTCGACGCCGTCTGCACTGGCCATTACGCGAGTATCCAGACGGATGCCGCGGGGAACCGCGAACTGCACCGCGCGAGCGCCTGGGCGAAAGACCAGTCCTACGTGCTCGGCGTGCTGACCGCCGAGCAGCTCGCGCACTCGATGTTCCCGCTCGGCGAGACGCCGTCCAAGGCTGAGGTGCGTGCGGAGGCCGCCGAGCGCGGCTTCTCGGTCGCGACCAAGCCGGACTCCTACGACATCTGCTTCATTCCTGACGGCGACACCCGCGGCTGGCTCGCCGAGCGCGTCCCGGCATCCGCAGGCGACATCCTCGACCGCGAAGGCAACACCCTCGGCAGGCACGAGGGCGCCGCCGCGTTCACCGTCGGCCAGCGCAAGGGCCTCCAGATCGGCACACCGGCCGCAGACGGCAAGCCGCGCTTCGTGCTCGAGGTACGCCCGATCACCAACACCGTCGTCGTCGGCCCGAAGGAGGCGCTCGCGATCGGCCTCATCGCCGGCTCGAAGTTCACGTGGACCGGCCTGGCGCCGGAGCACCCCGGGAACGCCTTCGACTGCGACGTGCAGATCCGCGCGCACGCCGACCCGGTGCCCGCCGTCGCGCAGGTCGTGAGCGTTCCGGTCCCGTCCGGCGCAGAACCGGCCGGTGCAGGAGCAACCGACGCAGACTCGGCCGGCGCAGTCGCGACCGAACTCGTCATCACGCCGCGCGAGCCCCTGACAGGCGTCGCCCCCGGCCAGACCGCGGTGCTCTACGTCGGCACCCGGGTGCTCGGCCAGTGCACGATCGACCGCACCGTGAGCGCCGTACCCGTGCCGTCCGCTGCCGTTGAACCAGCCCCGGTCGCCGTTCCCGCCGCCCGTGCCTGA
- the ligA gene encoding NAD-dependent DNA ligase LigA: MPDAASAAPDDSTPPELQQAAAEVADLTSRIIDARDAYYERNEVVISDADYDALVRRLAVLEGEFPELASQDSPTQTVGGRAETSLFAPVQHAERMLSLDNVFSVEEFEAWAAKVERDAGRPVHYLCELKIDGLAINLRYEDGVLVTAATRGDGVVGEDVTENIYWVPGIPERLSGTGHPPLMEVRGEVFFPVVAFADLNAQQVAAGERPFANPRNAAAGSLRQKAEGKSPEALRLMRARLGRLRMLVHGVGAWADPKADAQSAVYGLLAGWGLPTSSYFRVEPDASGASAFIAYYGEHRASVSHEIDGIVIKVDELALHAELGATSRAPRWAIAYKYPPEQVNTKLLDIVVSVGRTGRATPFAVMQKVRVAGSEVRQATLHNQDVVKAKGVLIGDTVVLRKAGDVIPEILGPVVELRDGSERAFVMPANCPECGTPLAPAKEGDIDLRCPNARSCPAQVRGRVEHIGSRGALDIEVLGEVAAAALTQPTVPIEPPLRTEAGLFDLTLDDLTPIEVVVRDAETGLPREEADGTNRLRTPFRRNPTAAEKRAGLTGLQPSSSAIKLLAEIELAKTKPLWRLLVSLNIRHVGPVAARAVAGHFGSLDAIRAATRDELAEVDGVGGIIADAIIDWFEVDWHRDIVDQWTAAGVQFRTPGHPGPGAAAAAGGVLAGLTVVATGSIEGYTREEAQEAIISAGGKSASSVSKNTDFVAAGPGAGSKLTKAGALGLRILDAAQFRLLVTGGPAALDAADGAVADETVADETGADGTDGTATSPTD; this comes from the coding sequence GTGCCTGACGCCGCGAGCGCCGCGCCAGACGACTCCACGCCGCCGGAGCTCCAGCAGGCCGCCGCCGAGGTCGCCGACCTCACCTCGCGCATCATCGACGCCAGAGACGCGTACTACGAGCGCAACGAGGTCGTCATCTCCGACGCCGACTATGACGCGCTCGTCCGCCGGCTCGCGGTTCTCGAGGGTGAGTTTCCCGAGCTCGCGAGCCAGGACAGCCCCACCCAGACCGTCGGAGGCCGGGCCGAGACGAGCCTCTTCGCGCCCGTGCAGCACGCCGAGCGGATGCTGAGCCTCGACAACGTCTTCTCGGTCGAGGAATTCGAGGCCTGGGCCGCCAAGGTCGAGCGGGACGCCGGCCGCCCCGTTCACTACCTGTGCGAACTCAAGATCGACGGCCTCGCGATCAACCTCCGCTACGAGGACGGCGTGCTCGTCACGGCGGCGACCCGCGGCGACGGCGTCGTCGGCGAGGACGTCACCGAGAACATCTACTGGGTGCCCGGCATCCCCGAGCGACTGTCAGGCACCGGGCATCCGCCGCTGATGGAGGTGCGCGGCGAGGTCTTCTTCCCCGTCGTCGCCTTCGCGGACCTCAACGCCCAGCAGGTCGCCGCCGGGGAACGCCCCTTCGCCAACCCGCGCAACGCCGCGGCCGGCTCGCTGCGCCAGAAGGCGGAGGGCAAGAGCCCGGAGGCCCTGCGACTGATGCGAGCGCGGCTCGGCCGGCTGCGGATGCTCGTGCACGGCGTCGGAGCCTGGGCCGATCCGAAGGCCGACGCCCAGTCCGCGGTCTACGGACTCCTGGCCGGCTGGGGACTGCCGACGAGCAGCTACTTCCGCGTCGAGCCGGACGCGAGCGGGGCATCCGCCTTCATCGCGTACTACGGCGAGCACCGGGCGAGTGTGTCCCACGAGATCGACGGCATCGTGATCAAGGTCGACGAACTCGCCCTGCACGCCGAACTGGGCGCAACGAGCCGGGCGCCACGCTGGGCGATCGCCTACAAGTACCCGCCGGAACAGGTGAACACCAAGCTGCTCGACATCGTCGTCAGCGTCGGCCGCACCGGGCGCGCCACCCCCTTCGCCGTGATGCAGAAAGTGCGGGTCGCGGGCTCCGAGGTGCGGCAGGCCACCCTGCACAACCAGGACGTCGTGAAGGCCAAGGGGGTGCTGATCGGCGACACCGTCGTGCTGCGGAAGGCCGGCGACGTGATCCCCGAGATCCTCGGGCCGGTCGTCGAACTGCGCGACGGCAGCGAACGCGCGTTCGTGATGCCGGCGAACTGCCCGGAGTGCGGTACCCCGCTCGCGCCGGCCAAGGAGGGCGACATCGACCTGCGCTGCCCGAACGCGCGCAGTTGCCCGGCCCAGGTGCGCGGGCGTGTCGAGCACATCGGGTCCCGCGGCGCGCTCGACATCGAGGTGCTCGGCGAGGTGGCCGCGGCCGCCCTCACCCAGCCGACCGTGCCGATCGAGCCGCCGCTGCGCACGGAAGCCGGCCTCTTCGACCTCACCCTCGACGACCTGACCCCGATCGAGGTCGTCGTGCGCGATGCCGAGACCGGGCTGCCCCGCGAGGAGGCGGACGGCACGAACCGGCTGCGCACCCCGTTCCGGCGGAACCCGACGGCTGCAGAGAAGCGGGCAGGCCTCACCGGTCTGCAGCCGTCCTCGAGTGCGATCAAGCTGCTCGCCGAGATCGAACTCGCCAAAACGAAACCGCTCTGGCGCCTTCTGGTGTCGCTCAACATCCGCCACGTCGGCCCGGTCGCGGCGCGCGCCGTCGCCGGCCACTTCGGCAGCCTCGACGCGATCCGAGCCGCGACGCGCGACGAGCTCGCCGAGGTAGACGGCGTCGGCGGCATCATCGCAGACGCCATCATCGACTGGTTCGAGGTGGACTGGCACCGCGACATCGTGGACCAGTGGACCGCCGCCGGCGTTCAGTTCCGGACGCCGGGCCACCCGGGACCCGGCGCTGCCGCGGCCGCCGGGGGAGTGCTCGCCGGGCTCACCGTCGTCGCGACCGGGTCGATCGAGGGCTACACCAGAGAAGAAGCCCAGGAGGCGATCATCTCCGCCGGCGGAAAGAGCGCGTCGAGCGTGTCGAAGAATACCGACTTCGTGGCCGCCGGACCGGGCGCAGGTTCCAAGCTCACCAAGGCGGGGGCCCTCGGGCTGCGCATCCTCGACGCAGCGCAATTCCGGCTCCTCGTCACCGGCGGCCCCGCCGCGCTCGACGCGGCTGATGGCGCCGTCGCCGACGAGACCGTCGCCGACGAGACCGGCGCCGACGGGACAGACGGTACGGCCACGTCACCGACCGACTGA
- a CDS encoding alpha/beta hydrolase, with protein MTGYPLEHGAEAPGSETIVLLHGGTVASWSWQPQVEGMPDRHVLTPDLPGFGSRSGEEWHSLDRTADDVAEIIRSRARGGSAHVIGLSLGGLVAVHLMARHPALIRSCLISGAPVTGIHGAARFLNTLQLRLWDRAWYWKAQAKAFGLPADAVDLFVDNGLGIRADNAARVFADVNRGGCPDSLGDYRGPLLAVAGGKESRLVRRGFPELRSRLPQTLTWIAPGMHHVWSIENVGLFNRMVLGWVDHRTVPEPD; from the coding sequence GTGACCGGGTATCCGCTCGAGCACGGCGCCGAGGCCCCTGGCTCGGAGACGATCGTGTTGCTGCACGGCGGCACCGTGGCCTCCTGGTCCTGGCAGCCGCAAGTCGAGGGCATGCCGGACCGGCACGTCCTCACACCGGACCTGCCGGGGTTCGGCTCCCGGTCGGGGGAAGAGTGGCATTCGCTGGATCGCACCGCTGACGACGTGGCCGAGATCATCCGCTCCCGGGCCAGGGGCGGGAGCGCCCACGTGATCGGGCTCTCACTCGGAGGGCTCGTGGCCGTGCACCTGATGGCCCGGCACCCGGCGCTGATCCGGTCCTGTCTGATCTCGGGCGCACCCGTGACCGGCATCCATGGAGCTGCCCGGTTCCTCAACACCCTCCAGCTGCGACTGTGGGACCGGGCCTGGTACTGGAAGGCGCAGGCGAAGGCGTTCGGGCTGCCTGCCGACGCCGTCGACCTGTTCGTCGACAACGGCCTGGGCATCCGGGCAGACAACGCGGCACGCGTGTTCGCGGACGTCAACCGGGGCGGCTGCCCGGATTCGCTCGGCGACTACCGGGGTCCGCTCCTCGCCGTCGCCGGGGGGAAGGAATCGCGCCTGGTGCGGCGCGGCTTTCCAGAACTGCGCAGCAGGCTCCCGCAGACACTCACCTGGATCGCTCCCGGCATGCACCACGTCTGGAGCATCGAGAACGTCGGACTCTTCAACCGGATGGTCCTCGGCTGGGTCGATCACCGGACGGTTCCCGAACCGGACTGA